One genomic region from Leptolyngbya sp. FACHB-261 encodes:
- a CDS encoding HAD-IIIA family hydrolase translates to MSLLMVDLDGTVRKPLSGQIHIQHPKDQGLIEGVNVALSAYNDDWMIVGITNQGGVEAGYKSMQACIQEQQHTLHLLPMLREIYFCPDFAGKKCFRVTLHNAHNLSKTQWSGQYRKPGAGMLQLAMAKHHHSPATSVYVGDRTEDEQAAHRVGVRFQWASNWIEQHQEATSLKLEETTP, encoded by the coding sequence ATGAGTCTACTGATGGTTGATCTTGATGGCACAGTTCGGAAACCCCTAAGCGGGCAAATTCACATTCAGCACCCCAAAGACCAAGGTCTAATTGAAGGCGTCAATGTGGCACTGAGTGCTTACAACGACGACTGGATGATTGTGGGCATCACTAATCAAGGTGGAGTAGAAGCTGGGTACAAATCGATGCAAGCTTGCATTCAGGAGCAGCAACACACCCTTCATCTTTTGCCTATGCTGCGCGAGATCTATTTTTGTCCAGACTTTGCGGGCAAGAAATGTTTTCGGGTAACGTTACACAATGCACACAACCTGAGCAAAACTCAGTGGTCAGGGCAATACCGTAAGCCTGGGGCAGGCATGCTGCAACTGGCAATGGCAAAGCATCACCACAGCCCAGCTACTTCAGTATATGTGGGTGACCGAACTGAAGATGAACAAGCAGCTCATAGGGTAGGGGTGAGGTTTCAATGGGCATCGAACTGGATTGAGCAACATCAAGAGGCAACGAGTTTAAAACTGGAGGAGACTACACCATAA
- a CDS encoding filamentous hemagglutinin N-terminal domain-containing protein, whose translation MNHWPLQAWFLTGSTLGALLCTQPITAQVVPDNTLPGGERSQVTGNPNFQIDGGARRGSNLFHSFQQFSVPTGGSAYFNNAAGIRNILTRVTGGSISNIDGLIRANGAANLFLLNPNGIIFGPNASLNIGGSFIGTTANSINFADGFQYSATNPQTPPLLTVSVPVGLQMGTNPGQISLQGNGYDLSVAVPFFSPIVRRNSAAGLWVPVGQTLALIGGDIAINGGTLTAEQGRIELGSVRSGQVSLSDGFALSYSGAQTLGDIHLSRQALADASGGGSIQVQGNQVSLADGSIMLIQNQGAQAGGSIRVNAAQSLKLSGSSPDGGTYGGLTSETVGVGRGADITVSTQQLIAQRGAATLTRSYGSGDAGNVTISASDFIQLIGRSPINRVLGSVIGSGSFNSGDGGAVTVSTGQLSVLRGATVSTAAFRNGNAGNVTVNATRAVEVIGVSDPSLQSAIASTAVTAGVGDAGEVTINTAKLVLQNGNINSSTVGTGNGGSVTVNASEYVEISGAAEPVFSYIGSAAPVVAESVQQAFQLPDRSSGNSGSLTINTPRLSISDGANITVSNNGTGNAGTLRVNANSIVVNRGGSITAATVSGEGGNINLNVRDFVLLRNNSSITASAAGTGNGGNIQINASRLSLLDGSRLLATVSGVGDAGDITVSADAVQLSGAAQLRTSTSSRGQAGNITINTPNLQLSGRTSGLFAGTTSTGDAGNLTIQPRGSGQDVRVELDSGAQISASTASSGRGGRLTITAPESITLTGNGSIISAETSGEGVGGNLTLQAGDLNIQNQAEVSVSSVGTGSAGSLFVEANRIFLNNQGRVRADTSGGGGNINLRSGDIILRRGSNITTNATGINIPGGDIAIDTRFLVAVPNEDSNISADSEDFRGGNVSINAFAIFGLQSRLSPTDFSDITATGANSALSGTVNVTTAGIDPTSGLVELSTDLVDPSGLIAQACPANQGNSFVVTGRGGLPPTPEQQLDDDSEWQDRRRLTVAQQTNPAREIRSQKLDGSTQTLRPTADMPIIEATGWQVGPTGEVILVAATPEPTMQNMLNQSVICKGRQ comes from the coding sequence ATGAACCACTGGCCTTTGCAAGCATGGTTTTTGACTGGTAGCACCCTGGGGGCGCTGCTCTGTACTCAACCTATCACTGCCCAAGTCGTGCCTGATAATACGCTGCCTGGGGGAGAGCGATCGCAAGTCACAGGTAATCCCAATTTTCAGATTGATGGCGGAGCAAGGCGGGGTAGCAACCTATTCCACAGCTTTCAGCAGTTTTCGGTGCCGACTGGCGGCTCTGCCTACTTCAACAATGCTGCTGGTATTCGAAACATTCTCACACGAGTCACAGGCGGGTCGATTTCTAATATTGATGGTTTGATTCGGGCAAATGGTGCTGCCAATCTGTTTCTGCTTAATCCCAATGGCATTATCTTTGGTCCCAATGCCTCGCTCAATATTGGCGGTTCCTTTATTGGCACGACTGCCAACAGCATTAACTTTGCTGATGGATTTCAGTACAGTGCCACGAATCCTCAAACTCCACCACTGTTGACAGTGAGCGTTCCAGTTGGCTTGCAGATGGGAACCAATCCAGGGCAAATTAGCCTTCAGGGGAATGGATACGATTTATCGGTTGCAGTGCCTTTTTTCTCCCCAATTGTCAGACGTAACAGTGCAGCAGGATTATGGGTGCCAGTCGGTCAAACCCTTGCCTTAATTGGCGGGGATATAGCCATTAATGGCGGTACTCTAACAGCAGAGCAAGGACGAATTGAATTGGGAAGCGTCCGGAGTGGGCAAGTCAGCCTTAGTGACGGCTTTGCCTTGAGCTACTCAGGAGCGCAGACCTTGGGCGACATTCATTTATCGCGGCAGGCATTAGCCGATGCGAGTGGTGGCGGTTCAATTCAGGTGCAGGGAAATCAAGTCTCGCTGGCAGACGGTTCAATTATGTTAATTCAAAACCAGGGAGCTCAGGCAGGGGGGAGCATTAGAGTGAATGCTGCTCAGTCTTTAAAACTAAGCGGGAGTAGCCCAGATGGTGGGACTTATGGCGGCTTAACCAGTGAAACTGTGGGAGTTGGACGTGGAGCAGATATTACAGTTTCAACTCAGCAGTTAATAGCACAACGTGGGGCGGCAACCCTTACCCGCTCCTACGGCTCTGGTGATGCTGGCAATGTAACTATAAGTGCTTCTGACTTTATCCAACTGATTGGGCGCTCACCTATAAATCGTGTTCTTGGCAGTGTTATCGGTAGCGGTTCGTTCAACTCTGGAGACGGAGGAGCAGTAACGGTATCAACAGGGCAATTAAGTGTTTTAAGAGGAGCAACGGTATCAACTGCCGCTTTTAGGAATGGCAACGCCGGCAATGTGACGGTGAACGCAACTAGGGCAGTAGAAGTAATAGGAGTGTCAGATCCCTCACTTCAAAGCGCTATAGCTTCTACCGCTGTCACTGCTGGAGTTGGAGATGCTGGGGAAGTCACTATCAACACGGCGAAGTTAGTGCTTCAGAACGGCAACATTAATTCTTCCACCGTAGGAACTGGAAATGGTGGCAGTGTCACGGTTAATGCCAGTGAGTATGTCGAGATCAGTGGTGCAGCCGAACCTGTATTCAGTTATATAGGTTCGGCTGCACCTGTTGTGGCTGAATCTGTACAACAAGCCTTTCAGCTACCTGATAGATCAAGCGGAAATTCTGGTAGCTTGACCATTAATACCCCTCGTTTGAGCATTAGTGATGGGGCAAATATCACTGTCAGCAATAATGGAACTGGAAATGCTGGCACATTGCGGGTGAACGCTAATTCAATTGTTGTAAATCGCGGTGGCTCGATTACTGCAGCTACTGTCTCTGGAGAGGGGGGCAACATCAACCTCAATGTGCGAGATTTTGTGCTGCTGCGAAACAATAGTTCGATTACCGCATCGGCAGCTGGCACAGGCAATGGCGGCAACATTCAGATTAATGCAAGTAGACTCTCACTTCTTGATGGCTCTCGACTCTTGGCTACGGTTTCTGGAGTTGGAGACGCAGGTGACATCACCGTGAGTGCCGATGCAGTGCAATTGAGCGGTGCGGCTCAACTGCGTACCAGCACCTCAAGCCGGGGTCAGGCAGGCAATATCACCATCAATACGCCCAACCTTCAGCTATCGGGAAGAACCAGTGGTCTATTTGCGGGCACGACCAGTACTGGAGATGCAGGTAACTTAACGATTCAACCGCGTGGCAGTGGGCAAGATGTGCGGGTAGAGCTCGACTCTGGTGCCCAAATCTCTGCCTCTACCGCCAGCAGTGGTCGGGGTGGCAGGCTCACCATTACGGCTCCTGAGTCCATCACCCTCACTGGCAATGGCTCCATCATCTCTGCTGAAACAAGCGGTGAAGGAGTAGGCGGTAACTTAACGCTGCAAGCAGGAGACCTCAACATCCAAAATCAGGCAGAAGTGAGCGTCAGCAGTGTGGGTACAGGCAGTGCTGGTTCCTTGTTTGTGGAGGCCAATCGCATCTTCCTCAACAACCAGGGCAGAGTTCGGGCTGACACTTCAGGCGGTGGCGGCAATATCAACCTGCGCTCTGGGGACATCATCTTGCGTCGTGGCAGTAACATCACAACTAATGCGACGGGCATCAACATTCCCGGGGGCGACATTGCGATTGATACCCGTTTTCTGGTGGCAGTTCCTAACGAGGACAGCAACATTAGTGCTGATTCTGAGGACTTTCGCGGCGGCAATGTCAGCATCAATGCCTTCGCAATCTTTGGTCTTCAGTCCCGTCTTAGCCCTACTGACTTCAGCGACATTACCGCGACTGGAGCCAACTCTGCTTTAAGTGGCACTGTTAATGTCACCACTGCCGGTATCGACCCCACTTCGGGTTTAGTGGAATTATCGACTGACCTGGTAGACCCATCAGGGTTGATTGCTCAAGCCTGTCCTGCCAACCAGGGCAACTCGTTTGTGGTCACGGGTCGAGGGGGATTACCTCCCACGCCTGAGCAACAGTTAGACGATGATTCTGAGTGGCAGGACCGACGCAGGCTAACCGTGGCTCAGCAGACCAATCCGGCCAGAGAAATCAGAAGCCAAAAGTTGGATGGCAGCACTCAGACTCTACGCCCAACTGCTGACATGCCCATCATCGAAGCAACCGGTTGGCAGGTGGGGCCGACCGGAGAAGTCATCCTGGTTGCGGCCACCCCTGAGCCAACCATGCAGAATATGCTGAATCAGTCCGTTATCTGCAAAGGTAGGCAGTAA
- a CDS encoding AraC family transcriptional regulator → MDRLPQVDMTRHTHPALADCPILSSKRSGWNGIFFEHYDHPAYESPEHQWTQHIIGITGRGGHPVKSEHRLKGQLQNLYCKPGEMLFIPAGIRYSSNWLQAGEFSLLGFSHKFFEQIAYESVQVKQVELIPHIGISDPFVQQIGLALKDDVEAKHPVGRIFGESLATGLVIHLLKQYSVWQPQPSSGKTGHLSEQQLRQVFDYIHTHLHQDIALSDIASVLSLSQYHFCRLFKQATGATPHQYLTPCRISQAKRLLSTTKLTITEVAFEVGLTNHSSFTRLFRQYVGVTPKVFRVSQ, encoded by the coding sequence ATGGATAGACTGCCGCAGGTTGATATGACTAGACACACCCACCCTGCACTGGCTGATTGTCCAATCTTGTCGAGTAAACGATCAGGGTGGAATGGTATATTTTTCGAACATTATGACCATCCTGCTTATGAAAGCCCAGAGCATCAGTGGACGCAGCACATCATTGGTATTACAGGGCGCGGTGGACATCCGGTTAAGTCAGAACATCGGTTGAAGGGTCAGCTCCAGAACCTTTACTGCAAACCGGGTGAAATGCTGTTTATCCCTGCGGGGATTCGGTACTCATCAAATTGGCTCCAGGCAGGTGAGTTTTCCTTGCTTGGCTTTTCCCACAAGTTCTTTGAGCAAATCGCCTATGAATCAGTCCAAGTGAAACAGGTCGAACTAATTCCGCACATTGGCATTAGTGATCCGTTCGTGCAGCAAATCGGGCTTGCTTTAAAAGATGATGTTGAGGCAAAGCATCCTGTAGGTCGAATATTTGGTGAGTCTTTAGCGACTGGTCTAGTGATTCATCTACTCAAGCAGTACTCAGTTTGGCAACCTCAGCCATCTTCTGGCAAGACAGGCCATTTATCTGAGCAGCAGTTGCGGCAAGTATTCGATTACATTCATACTCATCTCCATCAAGACATTGCCTTGTCAGATATTGCTAGTGTACTAAGCCTGAGCCAATATCACTTCTGCCGTCTATTTAAACAAGCAACCGGCGCTACTCCACATCAGTATTTGACCCCGTGCCGAATTTCTCAAGCAAAACGGCTGTTGTCAACGACTAAACTGACCATTACCGAAGTTGCCTTTGAAGTAGGTTTAACCAATCACAGTTCATTTACCAGGCTTTTTCGCCAATATGTTGGTGTGACACCCAAGGTGTTTAGAGTGTCGCAATAG
- a CDS encoding FAD-dependent oxidoreductase, with the protein MRKDSGQSTSVWMKTATVPERPSLAETLHADVCVVGAGIAGLTTAYLLAKQKKSVVVLEGREIGGGQTVRTTAHISTALDDRYYEIEDIHDQEAAKLVADSFTAAIARVESIVTTEKIDCDFERLDGYLFAATLDEAKELDKELAATHRAGLTPVEKLARSPITSFDTGPCLRFPQQAQFDPQKYMAGLAEAITRLGGRIYTHTHISEVKGGSPAQVQTREGLVVTANALVIATNSPINDRIFTHLKQAPYQTYVIAAKVPSGSIAKGLYWDTLDPYHYVRLQTMQADGQTYDLLIVGGEDHKTGQANDADARYAALETWTKERFPMVESIEFSWSGEVMESADGLAYIGQSPDQAENVYIATGDSGMGMTHGTIAGMLLTDLILGHENPWKDLYNPGRVPVGAASDLITEGLNVAAQYKDWVTGGDIDHAEQLTPGTGAIVRRGLTKVAAYRDEAGELHECSAVCPHLGCIVAWNSSEKSFDCPCHGSRFSAEGEVLNAPAIKGLSPANVSSTK; encoded by the coding sequence ATGCGTAAAGACTCTGGACAAAGTACTTCGGTTTGGATGAAAACGGCAACAGTCCCTGAGCGACCGTCCTTAGCAGAAACCCTTCATGCTGATGTTTGTGTGGTTGGGGCGGGGATTGCAGGATTAACCACCGCATATCTGTTGGCTAAGCAGAAGAAGTCTGTAGTGGTGTTAGAGGGCAGAGAAATTGGCGGTGGCCAAACGGTTCGGACAACAGCCCACATCTCGACAGCCCTAGATGATCGCTATTATGAGATTGAGGATATCCATGATCAGGAAGCGGCAAAGTTAGTCGCTGACAGTTTTACCGCAGCGATTGCCCGCGTCGAATCTATTGTCACTACTGAGAAAATCGACTGCGATTTTGAGCGTCTGGATGGCTATTTGTTTGCTGCCACACTGGATGAAGCCAAAGAATTAGACAAAGAGTTGGCAGCGACCCATCGAGCAGGTTTAACGCCTGTAGAAAAGCTAGCGCGGTCGCCCATCACCAGCTTTGATACGGGGCCTTGCTTACGTTTTCCTCAACAAGCCCAGTTTGACCCACAGAAATACATGGCAGGGCTGGCAGAAGCGATCACCCGTCTCGGCGGACGCATCTACACCCATACGCACATCAGTGAGGTGAAGGGCGGTTCTCCAGCTCAGGTGCAGACGAGGGAAGGGTTAGTGGTCACCGCTAATGCACTCGTGATTGCAACCAACTCTCCCATCAATGACCGCATCTTTACACACTTGAAGCAGGCCCCTTATCAGACCTATGTGATTGCAGCGAAGGTGCCAAGCGGTTCGATTGCCAAAGGCCTATATTGGGATACACTCGACCCCTACCACTACGTCCGCTTACAAACAATGCAGGCGGATGGGCAAACTTACGACTTGCTAATTGTGGGAGGAGAAGACCATAAAACCGGGCAGGCAAACGATGCTGATGCGCGTTATGCTGCACTAGAAACCTGGACAAAAGAGCGGTTTCCAATGGTGGAAAGTATTGAATTTAGCTGGTCTGGTGAGGTGATGGAATCAGCGGATGGGCTGGCATACATTGGGCAAAGCCCTGACCAGGCAGAGAATGTCTACATCGCAACAGGCGATTCGGGCATGGGTATGACTCACGGCACAATCGCCGGAATGCTCCTGACCGATCTAATTCTGGGGCACGAGAATCCTTGGAAAGACTTGTACAATCCAGGACGGGTGCCCGTAGGTGCTGCTTCCGACCTAATCACAGAAGGGCTGAATGTTGCAGCTCAGTACAAAGACTGGGTCACAGGGGGTGACATTGATCATGCTGAGCAGTTAACTCCAGGCACAGGGGCTATCGTCCGACGCGGGCTCACAAAAGTCGCTGCTTACCGCGACGAAGCCGGTGAACTACATGAGTGTTCGGCAGTCTGCCCACACTTAGGCTGCATCGTAGCCTGGAACTCTTCTGAAAAATCCTTTGATTGCCCCTGTCACGGCTCGCGCTTTAGTGCGGAAGGCGAAGTTTTGAATGCACCAGCGATCAAAGGGTTGAGTCCTGCTAATGTCAGCTCGACAAAATAA
- a CDS encoding CHAT domain-containing protein: protein MQQAENRYQAGQISEAAALWQQAAARYEREGDRLNQALVLSFLGNAFEDLGQWTQANGAIEQAILLLNAQNLASNPDASSVLAQVLTTQGKLQLAQGKASEALETWQQAETAYRKAEDTSGILGSQINQARALQSEGLYRRSTALLTQVEKFLQDQPDSRLKVTGLRNLGKILRLVGNLAQSRTVLQQSLTIAEKLRDETPQSASDLSGILFSLGNTTRAQEETDKALAFYQQAATTAPSLTAKTQVQLVQLSLLVEADRRAEAQRLLPQIQAQLVELPPGRLAAYARINLAQSLTKMKSRGWEAMSPNLLTTSAKELATAVQQVRALGDRRAESHALGTLGGLYETTHQWDNAKTLTQQALSLAQSIDAPDIAYQWQWQLGRIFCRGTQPCSATGNQQNATFAYSEAVKTLQSLRSDLVAVNQDVQFSFRESVEPVYRQFVELLLQSESSAPSQESLRQAREGIEALQLAELDNFFREACVNARPVKIDEIDPKAAVVYPIILPNQFSVIVSLPNQPLHYHKSSLNQAEVEQLLTQTRQSLRPTAFAKDWLPLAQQIYDLLLRPVEAELAASNIKTLVFVPDGLLRSLPMSVLHDRQQYLIEKYSVVLTPGLQLLQPQPLERLNLNGLLAGLSQAREGFSALPNVVAEINQIEAEIPAQVLLNGSFTNQAFQNQIDSTPSPIVHLATHGQFSSNADDTFILAWDGRINVKQLDQLLRSREGKLNPIELLVLSACQTATGDKRSALGMAGVAVRSGARSTLASLWSVSDRSTSLLMINFYRELGQPGITKAEALRRAQVALLQEDDYAAPYYWAPFVLLGNWL, encoded by the coding sequence GTGCAGCAGGCAGAAAACCGCTATCAGGCAGGGCAAATTTCAGAAGCGGCTGCCCTTTGGCAACAGGCCGCGGCTCGTTACGAGCGCGAAGGTGATCGCCTCAATCAGGCACTCGTTCTCAGTTTCCTCGGCAATGCCTTTGAAGACCTCGGACAATGGACCCAAGCGAATGGCGCCATCGAGCAGGCAATCTTACTGCTAAACGCTCAAAATCTAGCATCCAATCCAGATGCCTCATCAGTTCTTGCCCAAGTTCTCACTACTCAAGGAAAGCTGCAACTGGCTCAAGGTAAAGCATCAGAAGCGTTGGAAACCTGGCAGCAGGCTGAGACTGCTTACCGAAAAGCAGAAGATACCAGTGGTATATTGGGCAGCCAGATCAACCAAGCAAGGGCTTTACAATCAGAAGGACTTTACAGACGATCTACAGCTCTTCTCACACAGGTAGAAAAGTTCCTACAAGACCAGCCCGATTCACGGCTTAAGGTAACAGGCTTGAGAAATCTGGGCAAGATTCTGAGGTTGGTTGGCAATCTGGCTCAATCTCGTACTGTCTTGCAGCAGAGCTTGACGATTGCCGAAAAACTCCGAGACGAAACACCTCAATCTGCATCAGATCTTAGCGGTATTTTGTTTAGCCTAGGCAACACTACTCGTGCCCAAGAAGAAACCGATAAGGCCCTAGCGTTCTACCAGCAGGCAGCAACTACCGCTCCCTCATTAACAGCAAAAACTCAAGTTCAACTTGTTCAGTTAAGCCTACTGGTTGAAGCCGATAGGCGAGCAGAAGCCCAACGTTTGTTGCCTCAAATTCAAGCCCAGCTTGTCGAGTTACCTCCGGGTCGATTGGCAGCTTACGCTCGAATTAATCTGGCTCAAAGCTTAACGAAGATGAAAAGCAGGGGCTGGGAAGCTATGTCTCCCAATCTTCTCACCACCTCAGCTAAGGAGCTAGCTACTGCTGTTCAGCAGGTTCGGGCTTTAGGTGATCGTCGTGCCGAATCCCATGCCCTGGGCACCCTAGGCGGCCTTTATGAGACTACCCACCAGTGGGACAACGCTAAAACCCTGACTCAACAAGCTCTCAGCTTGGCTCAGTCGATTGATGCACCCGATATCGCTTATCAGTGGCAGTGGCAGCTAGGACGGATTTTCTGTAGAGGCACTCAGCCCTGCTCTGCCACCGGCAACCAGCAAAATGCAACCTTTGCATATTCAGAGGCCGTTAAGACGCTGCAATCCCTGCGCAGCGACCTGGTCGCCGTTAACCAAGATGTGCAATTCTCATTTCGAGAAAGCGTTGAACCTGTCTACCGGCAGTTCGTGGAACTGTTGTTGCAATCTGAAAGCAGTGCCCCCAGTCAGGAAAGCCTTAGGCAAGCTCGGGAGGGCATTGAAGCATTGCAGTTGGCAGAACTCGACAACTTCTTCCGAGAAGCTTGTGTGAATGCTCGTCCTGTAAAAATTGATGAGATTGATCCTAAAGCGGCCGTTGTCTACCCGATTATCCTGCCCAACCAGTTCTCTGTGATTGTGTCCTTGCCCAATCAGCCTTTGCACTATCACAAGTCGTCTCTTAACCAGGCGGAAGTAGAGCAACTCCTCACCCAAACGCGTCAATCTCTGAGACCTACTGCCTTTGCAAAAGATTGGTTGCCCCTTGCTCAACAGATCTATGATCTGCTCCTGCGACCTGTAGAGGCTGAGTTAGCAGCAAGTAACATCAAAACGCTCGTGTTTGTACCAGATGGATTGCTCCGCAGTCTGCCAATGTCAGTGCTCCATGATCGCCAGCAGTATCTGATTGAAAAGTACAGCGTTGTACTAACCCCCGGCCTGCAACTACTTCAACCTCAACCACTTGAACGCCTGAACCTCAATGGATTACTAGCGGGGCTGAGTCAAGCACGGGAGGGTTTTTCGGCTTTGCCTAATGTTGTAGCTGAAATCAACCAAATTGAAGCAGAAATCCCGGCTCAAGTGCTTCTCAATGGCTCATTTACTAATCAAGCCTTTCAGAACCAGATCGATTCCACTCCGTCACCAATCGTTCATTTGGCAACGCATGGACAGTTTAGTTCCAACGCTGACGATACTTTTATCTTGGCCTGGGATGGACGCATCAACGTTAAACAATTGGACCAACTGCTCCGCTCTAGAGAGGGTAAACTCAATCCAATCGAATTGCTGGTACTCAGTGCCTGTCAAACGGCAACAGGCGATAAGCGGTCTGCCTTGGGCATGGCAGGAGTGGCTGTACGCTCCGGCGCACGAAGCACTCTTGCCTCGTTATGGTCAGTTAGCGATCGTTCTACATCATTGCTCATGATTAACTTTTATCGTGAGTTGGGTCAGCCTGGCATTACGAAAGCCGAAGCCCTCCGTCGTGCTCAGGTGGCTTTGTTGCAAGAAGACGATTACGCAGCCCCCTATTACTGGGCACCGTTTGTTCTCTTAGGAAATTGGCTGTAA
- a CDS encoding pentapeptide repeat-containing protein: protein MKDVLQIRFSELLNRLTGAKLESDRTPHLLLFDSTVAASEVALMLGGQWDGCNGVSLGSVDKVAVDTAAALMEASWCASGEARTLLIRLTTDELLRRYAAGERNFSNANLRSARLSQCSLVGVNLSYAKLGWANLSQACLRGADLTAADLSEACLSGAYLHQACLTRTNLSRSNFSEADLSGADLSKATLSGALLEKTNLSGANLSFADLRGIRLDEAILSGANLTGAKLTQGQLLS from the coding sequence ATGAAAGACGTGCTGCAAATAAGGTTTTCTGAACTGCTCAATCGACTAACAGGTGCGAAGCTTGAGTCGGACCGCACACCCCACCTTCTGTTGTTTGATTCCACAGTTGCCGCCTCTGAAGTTGCCTTAATGCTCGGCGGGCAGTGGGATGGCTGCAATGGAGTGAGCTTGGGATCTGTTGACAAAGTCGCTGTTGACACCGCGGCTGCTTTGATGGAAGCTTCCTGGTGTGCTAGCGGGGAGGCAAGAACCCTGCTGATTAGATTGACGACAGATGAGCTATTGAGGCGGTATGCAGCGGGCGAGAGAAATTTCAGCAACGCTAACTTGAGGTCCGCAAGGCTAAGTCAGTGCTCTTTGGTTGGGGTGAATTTGAGCTACGCCAAGCTCGGTTGGGCCAACCTTAGCCAAGCTTGTTTGAGAGGAGCTGACTTAACGGCAGCAGACCTGAGTGAGGCCTGCTTGAGTGGCGCCTATTTGCATCAAGCATGCTTAACGAGGACGAACCTGAGCCGTAGTAATTTCAGTGAAGCTGACCTAAGCGGAGCAGATTTAAGCAAGGCCACCTTAAGTGGGGCTTTGCTCGAGAAGACCAATTTGAGCGGGGCTAATCTTAGCTTTGCTGACCTGAGAGGGATAAGGCTTGATGAAGCTATCCTGAGTGGAGCCAACCTAACTGGAGCCAAACTAACACAGGGACAGTTGCTCTCTTAA